From the Borreliella afzelii genome, the window AATAAAAGTATTCTCTGAGATTAACGCATTTTTAATATACTCTTCTGTATAAGTAGATATTGTCTCTTCCCCAATAACAAAATTACCAGACTTTTTAATTTCTTTGAATAAGAATTGCTCAATCTGCTTATCAACCTGAGTTACAATAGATCCATCAGATTTAAAATCTACACTTAATTTAGAACAACCACTTAATGCAAGCCTAGTTGACTCATTTAACAAAAATATAATTTTTTCGAAATCCCAATCCATTTTTATCTCGATTCTTTAACTAAGCATAGTATAAAAATAATAAATATCCATACTCACATTTTTTTATTCTCAATCTCATAGACTCCATTAAATAGTAAAAAATGAGAAAATTTATCAAACACAAATTCTTTTTCCTCCACAGATACATATAGTTCCCAATTTCAAGAGCAATGTCCTTTGATTTAAGTTTCAAAATCCTATTAGAATTAAAACAATAGCTAAAGTGAAGCTTAGATTAAATTTCATATTTCTAATTTTCATATTCAAACCCTCATACCATAATGTAATACACATATCACTTCTAAATTCAATAAATAATTATTAACATAATTTAATACTTCAAAAGAACTTATGTTGTACCAACCGTCATAACATAAAAATTAATAATATTGATACATTAAGCAACAAAAAAGTGGCTCCATACCATGACCAGATATTCTATTAAATAGATTTTAAATACTTTTGTTGTTATCAATCTTTAATTCACTTCTTTTTAATAAAATTTTTAATTTTAGCATCCAATCTTAAAAAATACAGACTCTTTAAACAATAATCAATTTTCTCTTCAACAAATGCTTTAACAATATTATTGTCGTCTATTTTAAATACAACAATAATGAATATCTTTTCTAAAAGAATATTCCTTTTAAAAAACTTGAACAACACTTTAATAGATTAAAAACTAAATTAATTTCATTTTTAAAAATTAAATACCCTATAATTTTTCACTATAAACAACATTGTGAGATTGAAATTCTATTACTTTTTAAAATTGTAATGTTTTTATCCTTAAACATATTAAATAACATTAAATCTCTAATTTTCTCCGTAAAAATCCGTAAAAAATATTATCAATAAAATTTTTTAAAAAAGAGAATTTAAAAAACTAAGCCTTACCCATAATTTCAAACCATATTATTTAAAATAGGAATTGAAAGTTCAAAACCAAAAGTTTTTTTAGAAACTTTAACTATAGGAGCTCCTTGTCTTCTTTTGTATTCATTTTTAAAATAAAGATTTAAAACTTTATCAACTATACTTTTTTCAAAATAAAGATAAATTGAATCTACAGATTCATTGTCAATTAAATATCTATTTAAAATAATATCAAGAACTTCATATTTTGGAAGATAATCACTATCTTTTTGATCAAACCTTAACTCAGCTGAAGGCTCTTTTAAAATAATATTAATAGGAATAATACATTGGTCAAACTTTGCATTAATGTACTTTACAAGATCATAAACCTCCGTCTTAAAAAGATCTCCAATCAAAGCAAGCCCCCCACAAGTATCCCCATAAAGAGTACAATAACCAACCGCAATCTCGCTTTTATTGCCAGTATTTAAAAGTAAAGAATTTTGAGAATTACTATAAGACATTAATAAAAGCCCCCTTAACCGAGCTTGTAAATTTTCTCCAGTAACGCCTTTAACATCAAAATGGGATTCAAAAGATCTACTACTTGCCTCAAACAGATCTTTTATTGGCATTTCAATTAATTTAAACCCTAATTTTCTAGAAAGCTCTTTAGCATCAGAAATAGAACCTTCTGATGAAAATTTACTGGGCATGGAAATTCCAACAACATTCTCAGCGCCCAAAGCAAAACATGCAAGACACGCAACAAGAGCAGAATCAATACCCCCAGATAACCCCAAATGCACTTTAGAAAATCCCGAAAAACAAACATATTCTCTTAAAACAAGAGATATTGCTAAAATAATTTTTTCAAAAAGCTCATTACATGTATCAAATTTTAAATCTTGAAATGAATCATTAGATATGAAATCAAACTCAAATCCTTTAGCTTGTTTTAGCTTACCAAAGCTATTAATAAAAAAACTACACCCATCATAAACTGCAGAATCTTCAGCTCCATAAAAATTTGAATAAACAATATCCAGATTATTCTCAACAGCAACTCTTTCAAAGAATTTTAACCTAAGATTATTCTTTTCCTTAGTGAAATAAGATTTGGATGGTATTATTAAATACTGAGCCTTTTTTAAATTCTCGCCAAATTTGGGAATTAATTCTTTAAAAAGCAAAGCATCCTCAAAATTTAATACAGCAAATACATTCTCCTTATAAGTAAAAAACCCGGGTGAATTGCATTGTGATACAGTTAGAATAACTTTATGATCACTGATGACAGAAATAATATCTACAAATTTGCCATCCTTATAAACACTGTGCCCAAAAATAATTAAAGTTCTATCATCAACCTGTTCTCTTATAAATTCAATGCACTTACATATATTTTGAGAATATTTAGAATGCCCAAACAACTCGCTATACTTAGTATGATCTAAAAACATAGAAGGAAAAACTAAAACGTCTGAACCCCTTAACAAGGCTTCATTATAATTAATTTTAAAATCTTCAAGACATTTATCAAAATCTAAACCTCTATATTTCGTTTGAGCAATACTTATTTTCATAGGTAAATGATAAGCAATAATACATTAAATTACAACAAAAAAAATTAATGGCTTTGCAACCAATACTCACCCATATTTTAATAACACCTTAAAATTAAGGATATCTATCAACACACTAAAACAAACAAAATCAAAAAATGATATTGAAAACATTCTGATAAATAAAAAAATTAAAATTTTTTTATTTTGACAAAAAAATACACACCAACATTTTGCTAAATAGAAATCTGTATCAATACAACACTATTACTAAAAGCTTAAGAAAAATATATATCTTGCAAATGCTCAAAATGAATCAATTTTAGTAAATTTCAAGAAAGAAAAAAATTTGTAAAATATTTTTTTTAAAGATAAAATGCTTTATCAAAGGAGGAAAAATGGAAAAAAAAGAAACTAAAAACGAAACTGAAAAAACCAACAAGCAAGATAACAAAAATACAAAATCTCAAAAAAAAGAAAACTTGAATTTGGTAAATTCTGATAAAAAAATTACCGAACTTGAAAATGAAATCTCCAATCTTAAAGATTTGTATTTAAGAAAACAAGCAGAATTTGAAAACTTCAGAAAAAGATTAGAAAAAGAAAAAGATAATTTTGTTAAATTTGCAAATGAAACCATAATGAAAGATGTTGTTAATTTTCTTGATAACCTAGAGAGGGCTATTAACTCTTCAAAAAAATCTAAAGATTTTGACAACCTATTAACAGGAATCAGTATGATTGAAAATGAAATACTATCAATCTTTGATAAAAAATATAATTTAAAAAAATTTGGAGAAAATGGCGAAAATTTTGATCCAAGCCGTCATGAAGCAATAAGCATTGAAGAGAAAGAAGATCTTAAAAATCCAGAAATAGTAGAAGTATACCAAAAAGGATATTGCTACAACGACAGAATATTAAGAACAGCAAAAGTTAAAGTTGCTCAAAGTAAAAATTAATTAGAAAAGAGGAGGTTTATAATATGGGCAAAATAATAGGTATTGACCTAGGCACAACAAATTCATGCGTAGCTATAATGGAGCATGGAAAA encodes:
- the grpE gene encoding nucleotide exchange factor GrpE, producing MEKKETKNETEKTNKQDNKNTKSQKKENLNLVNSDKKITELENEISNLKDLYLRKQAEFENFRKRLEKEKDNFVKFANETIMKDVVNFLDNLERAINSSKKSKDFDNLLTGISMIENEILSIFDKKYNLKKFGENGENFDPSRHEAISIEEKEDLKNPEIVEVYQKGYCYNDRILRTAKVKVAQSKN
- the nadE gene encoding NAD(+) synthase — translated: MKISIAQTKYRGLDFDKCLEDFKINYNEALLRGSDVLVFPSMFLDHTKYSELFGHSKYSQNICKCIEFIREQVDDRTLIIFGHSVYKDGKFVDIISVISDHKVILTVSQCNSPGFFTYKENVFAVLNFEDALLFKELIPKFGENLKKAQYLIIPSKSYFTKEKNNLRLKFFERVAVENNLDIVYSNFYGAEDSAVYDGCSFFINSFGKLKQAKGFEFDFISNDSFQDLKFDTCNELFEKIILAISLVLREYVCFSGFSKVHLGLSGGIDSALVACLACFALGAENVVGISMPSKFSSEGSISDAKELSRKLGFKLIEMPIKDLFEASSRSFESHFDVKGVTGENLQARLRGLLLMSYSNSQNSLLLNTGNKSEIAVGYCTLYGDTCGGLALIGDLFKTEVYDLVKYINAKFDQCIIPINIILKEPSAELRFDQKDSDYLPKYEVLDIILNRYLIDNESVDSIYLYFEKSIVDKVLNLYFKNEYKRRQGAPIVKVSKKTFGFELSIPILNNMV